In Lactiplantibacillus pentosus, the sequence CCCACGTGGCCTCCAGTCTGACTGACTTTATTCAATAACACGTGTCGCAGCTCGTCAGCTAGCTGTGTCAGTTCCGGCAATGATCGTCTTTTAAGGTCTGCCGGTTGATCAATTGTTGCCAAAATAGGCGTTTCCATGTTTATCGCTCACTTTCTAATTCATAAGTCTGTTCATAGATTAGCACCTTAGAGCCACTCTAAGACAAGCATTTTGTTCAAATTTTATGATTAAAATTATACCAGCATCAACCTAGCGACAATATGCCGTACGACTACGCACGTTGCGCTAGTTATGATTTGGTATTAAAAATGGTTGAAAGGTGCTGGTTCTCAAGTTCAAAAGCAGCCAGCTGAGAACCGCTGGAAACAAAACAAGTTAGCGTAAACCTGTCGTGTTGTTCGTCCTACACCGGCTTCCAGGTATTTCTGACAACGCTGGAACGCGATGGACACAGATTTAAGCCGAAAGCCCACGTCTTAAATACTGGTCTTCCACTAACCAAGCAAAGGACGCTTGCTAAGTGGAATTTCATCGCTGAGCATTGTCAGAAACACCTTCCAGCCTGGGTTGTATTCGAAAGGCAGACATGTGTGGACCCAACTTTTTATTGGATTAGTCTTTGATTCCTTGGTACACGGGAATTTTGATATTGAACTTTCAGATTGGTTTCTAACAATCGCTAAACGTTCTTAACCAGGTTTTAGCTTTTCGAATCAGCGACTCCACACAACTTGTCAGAACTTTTCCTAGTTATCTGAGATAGCAAAATCTTGAATTCTCAATGAAGATAATCTTATCGACTAAATCCAAGACCAGTTGCTATTGAAGTTGGTGGCATGATGAGTGAATAATATTTGCTAATCTTCTCAGCAATTAAATGCCATAAGTCATTATCGATACTGATTAAGAGCTTTCCTGAAGGACCAGCCACCTAATATTCAGTGATCAATTGTACCCAGATAGGTGGCCGTTCATCCGCCATTCGAACGGCTTCCCGACTGTAGGGGCCGGCTGACAATGCTCAAGGGCGAAATTCTTCTTGTCCGGGTGGGTTTCCCGGGCTAGAAGAAGACTCGTATTTGAAATTGCGCAGTGGGTTTCTGCGTGAGTTCAAATCGATGTCCGCCCTGTTCCAGCGTTGTCAGCCGGCCCCGGAAGTCGGATTAGGACGCATCTTTGGCTGACGAACAGAAATCCAACCAGCACCTTTCAACCATGATTCATGCCACATCAATGAGTACAATGCGTGACTAAGATATCAAATTATGCGCATCATAAAAATGACCGCTTCAAGCCATCAGGCTTAAAGCGGTCATCGTTATTCCCAGACGTCATGCATAACTTACAGTTTGGGGGCGGACGGATTGACATAGCAATGCGTCAATGCGACTCTTGGGATACTTTGATTGTACCTGAGCCGCGCCCGCAATGATACTCGTCACAGTTGGTCCTATCGTTGACGTTACTAAGTGTAACTAATCGGTATTCACCGATTGTAAGTAAACTAACTGGTCAGTTGAGATTTGTTCATATAACTGATTGCCCAGTTCAGCGCTATACGTCTTATTGGCCAACTGGGTCTGAATAAAGTTGTATTCCAGCTGAAAGGCTTCAATTAATAATTCATTTTGAACATCTTGCAAGTCCCGTTCTCCCGACAAGCGTCGATGCCGTTCATCGTAGGCTCGACGGACGATACCGATAGCTTGCTGGTTTTCGGCAGTGATCGTCTTTGAGAGATAGGCCAGCACTGCAGCATATGGTTGTTGTTCAATCGCACGCATCTGTTGCCACATTTCGCGATGACGCGACATCAATTCTGAGCGTTCTTGACCATGGCGCGCATGGTACTGACGGAAGGCTTTACGGCGAGCCCGGGCCTTCTTGGTTAGCGACCATTTGACCATTGCAAACCGGAAAAATAATTTAAACCGCTTGAAAAAGGTTTGCTGATTCTGGAGCCGTGTCTGACTCGCCAAGCGCATGTATTTATCTGCCGCTTGAGGCGTAATTTCATCGCGGTCGACCATTTGATTGATGGTCTGCTGTTCAACATCAAACGTGGCATCGAAGAGCTGCGACAATTCTGACCGTTTTGGCCGGCCATCCAGCGTCCGCTGCCCAGATAGGATTTCAATCACCTTACCCGTACCGACGTTATTGCCGTGGCGCGCCTGCATCAGTTGAATCGCATGAGTGACCATCTCCGCTTTGGCTGATGCTAACTCTTCTTCCGTCACTTTAACGGTTTGCTTCGGTAGCGTCAGCGGTAACAAGATCGTCGGTACCAGCAGGCTGGTCAAAATAACGACGGCGGCAACGAAAATAATGTCATTGCGGTATGGAAACGCACTGCCGTTGAGTGTTAGTGGCAATGAGAAGGCCATCGCCAGTGTAATCGTCCCGTGCACCCCACTGAGCCCCATCACAAACGCATTACGGGTCTTTTCGTGCGTATCCCAAGCACGAATACGGGCCAAATCAAACCGTGTCCAGAAGAACCGCACCAGGGTCATCACTAGATATAGTAGAACTCCTAAGCCGATTAATACGGCCACTGACCCGGTATCACGCTGTTGTAAATGTTTGATAACGCTCGGCAGCGACACGCCTAACAATACGAACACGATTCCGTTTAAAATACTAGCGACAATCGACCAGGTCGTCGACATCACGATTTGAAGTCGCGAAGTCGTCAGCCGTAACCGATCCGATTGCACGCCATGAATCAAACCAGTCGCCACCACGGCCAAGATGCCAGAAACGCCGAGAGATTCAGCTAAGAAGTAGACGACAAATGGTGTCAGTAACGTGTAAGGCACAATGACCGACGGCGTGTCCACACGCATATTGATCAACATGATTCGGATGGCGACGATGACGTATCCCAATACCAAGCCAACGATAATTCCGCCAACAAAGACGTATAAAAAATTCGTAATTCCGTGCCAGACGGAAAATTGGCCCGTCACAATGGCGGCAATCGCCAGATTAAAGGCCACGATACCGGAAGCATCGTTAAAGAGCGACTCATTTTCCAGCGTCGTCATGACTTCATCAGGAATCGCCACCTTAGTCGTAATCGATGAAACGGCCACGGCATCGGTCGGCGTAATAATTGCACCCAAGGCTAACGCCAGTGCTAATGAAAACTCTGGAATCAGTTGGTGCGTCAGTATCCCGACAATGAAAATCGTGACGATCGCCAACACGACCGCTAACGACAAGGTCGTCCCAAATTGGTGACTCAACTTACGGACGTTCGTATTTTGCCCGTCATTGAACATGAGAATCGAAATAATCACAAATAAGAATATTTCCGGTTCCAGCTCGAAGTCTTGATATAACGGAATTAATGACAAAATTAATCCGGCCCCAATTTGCAAAAAGGCGACCGGGACTTGATTAAAGCGTGCATAGACGGCATTTGCCACGACGACAGCCGCGACGAGGAGTAGCACTAAGAAAACAGTTTGCACACCAAAAATCCTCCTTGATTTAGTTGTTCTTTAATTTTAACGCAACTCGCCAGATAAACACACATTGTGACTTTGATTTACGACACTGATTTCTCACCGGTAGTCGAGCATCTACACTGCGTTGGGGTATCTGTATCGGGTGGCTAACAGTCGTGCAATCGGGAATCCGTTGATTTGCTCGTGGCCTGCTGTTGCCCGTACCGGTATCACTCACCCTTTAGCCTAAGCAGTTTACGACCACGCCAACGAATTCCCCCAACCATTGACAATATAATTATCGATAAAATTATATTGGCGACCAGCCAACTCGCTGCCTTGCTTACTGTAAATATCTAACCAACATTAATTCACTTATGACGCGTTTGCTCCCCCACCCTTAATGATTGACAGGCCCCGTGAAGTTGTTTAGAGTAAAGCCATCTTAAGGGAGGTAATCGTGAAATGGCAACCAATCAAGCGTTACTCATTATTGATTATACCAACGACTTTGTGGCCGACGACGGGGCCTTAACTTGTGGCAAACCGGGACAGGCGCTCGCGCCGACCATTGTTCAACTTGCTGAAACAATGGCCAACAATGGTGACTGGGTGTTGCTCCCAACCGACGTCCACACGCCTAACGACCCGTACCATCCGGAAAGTCGCCTCTTTCCACCGCATAACGTTCGCAACACCTGGGGTCGTGAACTGTATGGCCCCTTGAAGACTTGGTTCGATAAGCATCAAGCCGATGATCAAGTCTGGCAATTCGACAAGACCCGTTATAGCTCGTTTGCTGGGACCGATTTGGACTTACGATTGCGCGAACGCCACGTCGATACGCTGCACTTAGTTGGTGTCTGCACCGATATTTGCGTGCTACACACTGCCGTCGATGCTTACAATTTAGGCTATCAGCTCGTGATTCATCAAGACGCTGTCGCTAGTTTTGATGCGGATGGACACGAATGGGCCTTACGTCACTTTAAAAACAGTCTGGGCGCCAAAGTTGTTTAGACGCTTTTAATCGCAAGTCAGTCGGTCACGTTAATTTCAGACTGATTGACCAGTCCAAAAAAACCACTGCGAATCCAACCGCGTGATGCGGTCAGTTCGCAGTGGCTTTTGCGGTTCGTTTTCAGTTAGTTCAGCGTTGGTTCAACCCATTTGTGTTGCATAAAGACATTAATCGCGCCTTCAACCAGAATGACGATCAGCATAATCAAGCTGCCAACCCATAGGGAATCGACCTGCCCCTGATTGACCAATTGACTCGATAAATAACTAATCATATTCATGAGGAGACTGGCTAAGCGGAAGGCCACGTAAATAACGACGACCGTAATAATCACATTGACAAACTGCTGACGGAATTTCGGTAAGAAGCCCTTTGCCGCGTTAGTAATAAAGTGGCAAGTCGCAATCGTACTCCAAATCAACAAGGTGACGAGCACAAGGACTAATAACGTTCCGAGGACGAACTTCGTCACACCGCTGGCACTAAATTGACTGAACAGAATTGAAGTTGTCGTTAGCCCACCCATCAAGTCCTGCCAACCGATACCAATGGTGATTGCCATCAGAACCACTTGCAAGAGCCAAACATAAATAATATTGGCAAGTGACGCCACCAAGTTAATCGTATACATCTTCCAATCACTGACGGGCAATAACTGGAAGGTCCCTGACCGAAACGTCTTCTCATTAGCGACTGCCAACAAAATAAACCCGACGGCCAGTGGCAAAATCATCCAGGCACTTAAATTATAAAATAACGTTGCACCCGAAAAATTTCCTTTGATTGCGGTCCAGAGACTCGTGACCAAGACTGCAATGATTTCAACACCCACCAGGAGATTCATTTGTTTGAACCGTGGCCAGCTGAGTGCCTTAAAAAGTGACCAACTATTTGTCATCCGTCGCACCTCCCGTATACAACTGTTCATAATAGTCTTCTAATTCGATGCCATACCGATCACGAATTTCATCAGTCGCCTGATGCAACGTGATCGTTTGGTCTTTGACGACCACGATTTCGTCTAAGATCGGCGCAATTTCACTGACATAGTGGTCGCTGATGAGCAGAATGGCTTCATCAGGGGTCCACTTAATAATACTGTTGATGATTTTCTTACGACTCATGCTGTCGATACCACTGAATGGCTCGTCCAGTAAATAAACGGCCGCCTGACGACTCAGCGTCAGCGCAATAATCAGCTTTTCTCGGGTCCCCTTGGACAACTCGCCTAATTTCTGTTGAGCGTCGAGTTCCAAGAACGCCACCATTTCCTGATACCGAGTTGTATCGAAGTCTGGATAAACACTGGCATAAAATTTCGCAATCTGTTCTAATTTCATGCCGGTACTAAATCCGCTGAGGTGGTCCGTAAAACTGATGTGTTGTTTACGGGCAACCACGCCAGCTTCACCGTTGACCCGAATCTCACCGCGGCCTTTCGCCGTTCCCATGATGAGCCGCATCAGAGTCGTCTTCCCAGCACCGTTTTCACCTAACAAGCCGACGATTTTTCCTGCTGAAAGTACTAATTGTACATCTTGTAAAATCTGCCGTTGATTGTGCTTGTACGCGACATTTTTAAGCGTCAATGTTGCCATTTGCGTCATCCTCCCGCTGTTCAATATATCGTTGCATGCGCTGAATGATGTCGGCATCATTCAAATTCAAAGCATGCAACTGCTGATAAGCTAGTGCTAACTGCTCGGTCACTAATTCCGATTGTAATCGGGCAATCTTCTCTGGGTCATCCGTCACAAAATTACCTTTACCACGCTGTGACGTCAGCGTTCCCTCTGCAATCATCTCACTGAGGGCCCGTTGAACCGTATTGACATTAACGGTCAAATCTACCGCCAATTGCCGAACCGCAGGCAACTTAGCCCCCGGTGGCAATGACCCGTCAATCATTTCATGATACATGTGTTGCTTGATTTGATAGTAAATCGGCACCTTGTCATCGAATTTCAACTGATCGGCCTCCCTAGTGTTCCATTTGTCTATTACAATATAACACGTTGGCTCATTAAATGCAATCCGACACTGCCATTACGTGTGATAGCGGTTACATTTTCAACTTGAAACTCACCTCAGTAGCGCTATACTTAAGTTAGCAGTAGACCACAATTGGTCATCATAACGCGAAAGGGATGGGGAAACATGTTAAAAAATGAAAATGCCATCGCTTTGACTCGGGCAATCGACGTGGCGTACAGTGATCCTGAAGTACGTGCAATTCCTGAATTATCTGAAGCCTTAGCTAAAGCCGCACAGGATTTGGATTGCGTGATGGATCATCATCAAGTTGCCAGCCGGTTGAACCACTTATTAACCACCTGGGGCAGCAATCATTCTCGGGGACCCGCTGTCTTAGACCAGCTCTACCTTGTCACCTTACAAGATGGCGTCGATGTCCCATGTCAAGTGCCATACCAGCGGGGCTAATCAGTCCGTTTTAATGACATCCATAAAAGCAATCAGCCGGCAAGATTTTGCGGGCTGATTGCTTTTTATTATATATAAATTATTTTTTTTGCTTTAATTTAATCTTATTTTAATTTAAAATGGAATCATAACCTACTAATACTTCAATCCGGATTGAAATGGTATTACATGAACACAACCACTGTCGATTTGAAAGGTGGACTAATATGGTTATTGTTAAAATTATCTTAGCGGCCTATTTACGCGGCGGACTCTTTTTCATTGCCGTGTACTATTTGATCACTGCTGACCCAGATGGCACACTGCAGCTCCATTGGACATGGCTTAATCTGTATTGGACGACTTCATTTCTGATTGCTTATCCATTACTGATTATCATCCGACCCCAAATCGGCCACCCGCATTTCAAAACCAAGTCGCTTCGTTCCAAGTCTGCTGCAATAGAACGTCAACAGCCCTCAAACTTAGCCGATACCTACCATGACGCGACTAATCCAGTTAAAAGCCGACTGGCAATCGACGCTGCTAATCAACAGCGGGATGCTGACATCAGTTTGATTGCTGATATTTTTTATTGTGGGATACTAATTATCATTGCGTTACCGGCACTCATCCTAGTTGGCTTGTCTCACCTGATTCACCATCGACCAAATAAAAAAGTTTAGTCATTTTATTAACATCCAGTTTAAGAGCAATTGTCAGTATTAGTCTAGTTCAAACAGCCGCACATGCCGCAACGACCAACGAATCGGCCACCACAGTGACTCAGCCAACATGACGGATGCCGCTCGAAGTCAGTGCTGGCAGTGGTTATCGCAATACTGATTGGCAGGACATGCGATAGACTGTCTTCAACATGATTGGTGATTTAGTAGTCACGCGCTCATTGTGCAATCCTCGTGTCTGCGTATCCATCATAATGACAATAATAACCTTTCGATTCAGGCCTGCGATGCAACTGAATCGAAAGGTTATTTTATTTCAATCGACATATTGTGCTAAGAAACTAGCGATGTGACGCTTATACCGTTGATAATTCTGAGTAATCGCAGTCGTGTGCCCTGCGCCTTTGACAAGCCAGAGTCGCTTGGGCTGATGCGCGTTGCGATACAGTTGTTTACCCATGCGGGTCGGCACAAAATCATCCTTCGTGCCACTGATAATCATAATCGGCAACCGGTTCTTACGAATTTGTGCGACCGCGTCCGCTTCTTTGAAACTATAGCCCGCGCGTAATTTGGTAATCAGACTCGTCACGTTGACCAATGGAAATGCCGGCAAGTGATACAACTGGCCCGCTTGATAGCTGATAATGGCATCCGCACTGGTAAACGGACTATCCACCACGTACGCTTTGATCTGTGGAATCTGCCGCTCACCACTCGCCATGGTCATTCCAGCTGCGCCCATACTAATTCCACTCATCACGATTTGCTTGGTTGCCGTCCGTTTGACGACGGTTCGGGCCCATTGCAAATCATCTCGCCGCTCGAGCCAACCATAGCCGACCGCTTGCCCCTGACTGGCACCGCTCGCACGTGAATCGGGAACTAGGACATTATAGCCGAGCTCATGATACATCCCTGCCCAAGCACCCATCAATGATTTATTACCGGCAAATCCGTGTGCCAGCACCACCGTTTTGGTCGATTTTTTGGCGGGAATGTACCACGCGACTAATCGCAAATGATTATGCGATTCAATTGTCCACGTTTGTTTCGCCGTATGTAAATACCAATATTTTTCATGATAGACCTGACTCTTTTTCGATAATTTCGTACTCTGAGTCACGAACGATTTGTCGCCCCTGGCAATCGCAACGTGATAAAAATAACTCCCCGCACCAATTAAGCCACCAGCAACTAACACCACCAGCACAGCTAGCGTTATCCACCACTTTTTCACACCTAACCACTCCTCGTATCTTGGCACTTCAAGACGGCCCAAATCTGCGTCGTACAGCACCAAATTCCATAAATAACGGCCAAAACAATCGACAATTCAACACAGGCTTAAAAAACGAGATGCCTAGCCATCGTCAAAAATCCGCCCAAAGCGGGAAAATTTTGCCACTACTTCCATAATAACCGTTATAATTAAAGATAACTAGACCAGATTGAGGAGGCCAATATTCTATGCACTATTCAGAAACGTGGGATCTAGACAGCATTTTTGCCGGTGGCATCGATTCACCCGCATTAGCTGAAAAGATGACTACGATCAAACAACAATTAACCACGACTGCCGACGTTCTCGTTCATTGGCGGGCCGCAGCCGATACGCCGGATGCGGATTGGTTCACCCAACTCGTCAACAACTTGCAAGCGATTCAAGCCGGCATTGACCAAGCCACGGTCTTCGTTGTCGCCTACCAGTCTGCACACGCTGACGATACCAAGGCAGCGCCCCGACTGAATCAACTCTACCAACTCGACAATCAGCTGGATAATCTCTTGACACGCTTCAAAAAACAACTCGTGAAGTTGGATGCCAACACCTTTAAAGCACTCATCAAACAGCCGGCCCTAGCACCACTGGCTTTCAATCTCACTGAAATGCGCCAGCAAGGGTTAGCACTTTTAGATGACGATACAGAAGCCTTGATCAACAGCTTGGCCTTAGATGGTTTTCAAGGTTGGAGCGACCACTACGACACGCTGGTCAGTGCGATCAAGGTACCTTATACGGATGAAACTGGTCAGACGACGCAACTTTCAGCCGGGCAGGCCCAAAATATGTTAGCCGCTGCCATGCCAAACGAACAGCGCGCGCAATTGATGCGTAATTGGGAAGCGGCTTGGCAAGCGCACGCGGCCCCGTTTGCCGACACCCTGAACCACTTAGCAGGCTTTCGTCTGGCAAATTATCGCGCACACGGTACCGATGACTTTTTGAAAAAGCCACTCGAATTAAACCGCATGAGCCGTGCGACGCTGGATACGATGTACCAAGTCGTCGCCGACAGCAAGCACCTGTTACTCAGCTACTTGCAACGTAAAGCGCAACTCTTAGGCAAGTCACAATTGGACTGGCAAGATATCGAAGCCCCGCTCGCCTTAGGGGAAGTACCAAGTCAGACTTATGACCAAGCTGCCGACTTCGTGATTAAGAATTTCCAGCAGTTCAGCCCTAAGATGGGAGCGCTCGCTAAACACGCCCTAGAAAATCGGTGGGTCGAAGCCGAGAATCGGCCGAACAAGCGTCCCGGCGGCTACATGGAAAACTTGCCTGAAACTCACGAATCCCGCATCTTCATGACGTTCACTGGCTCGCCCAACGACACGGCAACGCTCGCGCACGAACTTGGACACGCCTTTCATGGTAGCGTGATTCAGGATTTACCACTCTGGCGTCAGGATTATGCGATGAACGTCGCAGAGACGGCCTCAACTTTTGCAGAACTAATCGTTGCCGACGCGAGCGTTAAAGCCGCGGATGACACCAAAGCCAAGTTGACCTTGCTCGATGCTAAAATGCAAAACCCGCTTGCGATGTTCTTGGATATTCGCGCTCGATACTTGTTCGAGACCCGCTTCTATGAAGCCCGGCAACACGGCATCGTCACGCCAGACGAACTCTCACAGTTGATGCTGAACGCACAACAAGAAGCGTACGGCAACGCTTTGAGTACTTATCATCCAATGTTTTGGGCCAGCAAGTTACATTTCTACATCGACGACGTCCCGTTTTATAATTTTCCTTATACCTTTGGCTACCTCTTCAGCCTTGGAATTTACGCACAGGCGAAGACCCAACCGGACTTTGAAGACCGCTACATCGCTCTACTACGGGATACGGCCAACATGTCGACCGAGGACTTAGCTGCCAAGCACCTCAATGTGGACTTGACTAAGCCCGCGTTCTGGCAAGCTGGCGTCGCCCTAATCAAACGGGATATTGATGAATTTATGGCCCTATCTGCACCGCTAATCTAACAGAATGGAAGTGAGCATATGTTTCCAGAACGTTTACGCGCCCTTCGACGAGGGCAAAAAATGACCCTGGCCCAACTCGCGACCGCGCTCAATCAGATGCCCGCCGCCGAACAGACGACCCGCAAAAATACCGCAGCTCAAATCGGCAACTGGGAACGTAATTTACGGACCCCTTCCTACCTAGAAGTTCGTAAATTAGCCGAGTTTTTTAACGTCACCACTGACTATCTATCAGGAAAATCGGACCAAGAAGAATACGACCTCGGACGAATCTTTTTATCTGGCAAACCACTGACGTTCAACCAGGAACAACTGTCCAGTGAAGACCGTTACGAATTATTTCAACTGATGGACGGCTACTTACATGGCCGTCAACACCGGGCCACGACGGACGTGGTCGGTCAGGAAGAATTAGATCTACATTTCGATGACTAGGAGTTATTATGAATCCCAAGAAATTAAAACAACTCAAAAAACGGGCGAAACAACAAGCCGTAACCCCCTACATTCAACAAATGACGCGTTACCGCACATTGTTTAAAGACGACCCACAAATCCTCGTGCTGATCAATAACGTGCTAGAAGCAGACCGGCTATTGGCCGCTGGACTGGCACCGCAACAACTACCGGTCTTAGAAGTGCCAGATGACTTTCAGGATCAGCTGTTTGCACGCATTAATCAACAGTACCCAATGGGCGACCCGGCTGGTGATGCCGCGTGGAACCAATTGTCAGCGGCCCTGCCAAAGGTCGACAAATTGTTGCGCGATTTCCGGGATTATTTGGAAATGCAATACGGGATGTGGGCCTACATCAGCGCCCCATTTCTCAAAGACTTAGCTGATTTCACCGGCAATAACCCAGTGTTAGAAGTCATGGCCGGCAACGGCTACATTTCAAAGGGGCTCAAGCGGCTGCATCCCAGTCAGCCAATCTACACGACCGATTCTAAGGATTGGACGCACGAGACTGGTAATCAAACGGGACGTCACCCGGTCACATCGATTGAAGCACTGGATGCTGTCAGTGCCTTTAAGCAATACGCAGGGTCCATCAAGTACGTTATCATGGCCTGGTCACCCGACAAATTGACCATCGATTGGGACCTCTTACAGGCAATGCGCCAAGATGAGCACGATATTCCACTGATTGTCATTGGTGAAAAGTACGGTGCAACTGGTTCCAAACAATTCTGGGACGAAGCGACCTATCAAACTGACGATGCGGTGACTAAGTTAAACGCCCATTTTCGGCCATTTGATCTGATTCACGATCAGGTCTACGTCGTCCGCTAACGCCCTCATTACTAATGCGCTAAATTAATCAAAACGAGCTTTCGGAATTTTTTCTGAAAGCTCGTTTTTTGCAGCTTATTTCATATTGTGTGTTGACAAAAGCAGCGTCGCTTCCGCTCCCATCAGTTGTCAGTATTCTGGATTATAAATCTAACTGCTTCAACTGTGCTAATCCCGCTACCAGTGACGCCCGCGATATTCCCCCGCTGGCGAGGTTCTGGTCATCAAATCGGTTGAGTGTCGCGTAGAACCAGATGCCTAACTTCAAGAATTCTGAGGCCATCATGGCGTATTGTAACACTAGCAACCGGTCTGCGGCTTGCGCATAGGCGTGCTTGTCGATTAATTGTGTCAGTTCGACTTGGTGCGGTAACGGTTTATCTTGTAACTCTGGAAAGACGACTTGGGTCTCACCACCCTTACGACGACTCAAAGTGTATCCCAGCCCCGTCGCAAATGCGCGCAACTGCCGCATCAACCAATCACTTTCATCTTGCATGGTGGTCTCCCCCTAATTATGCGCCATCCAGTATATCGCTGTGATCGTTAAAATCACGGATAACGTACACATATAGCCGTAAAAGTGTTTTTCAGCCTTCGTCCGCGCGTGGTTTCCCTGGTACGCATCCGCCAAGCTGGTGATGAACGTTGCCAGAATCGTGTACAGAATCAGCCCTGTAAACGCGTAGGCACTCCAAGCACCACCAATTCCGCTGTGGGCCCGTTGTAGGCCGTAACCAATCAACCAAACCAGGCCTAAAATAAACGTCGGTCCGGCAATTAATCGTCGATGAATCATCGTGTACTCCCCCTTTGTTGGTACCAATCGTCCTCAAGCATCGTGTTGACTGCTACTAAGATTCAAGCGGCAGCATTCACGAATACCGGTCTCCCCATTTGACCGGCTATCACATCTATCATTAAATCGTATGCTCATTATCCACCTTTTTACAGGTATATACCACTAGAACGACGCGTAAAAAAATTGGCAGCTCTTCCACAATGGAAGAACTGCCAATTCGTGATTCCAATCTCAACGATTAATCGTGAGGTTTATTGTACCTTAAATTCTTTGAAGTAACTGGATAATGGTTTCAATTCATTAGCATCGTACTTTTCTTTAAATGCGCTGACCGAAGCATCGGATGTCTTGGCTGGATCGACATCCAGAATTTCAACTGGTAAGCCCCGTTTGTCAGTAATCTTAGCATCAATCAAGACTGGACGACCCGCTTTTAATTCGGCCATGGCCGTTTCAAAGGCATCATGTAATTGGGCAAAGTGGTCGACACGAATCCCTTTGACGCCCATCCCTTCAGCGATTTTTGCAAAGTCGGCATCGAGCAA encodes:
- a CDS encoding Na+/H+ antiporter, whose product is MQTVFLVLLLVAAVVVANAVYARFNQVPVAFLQIGAGLILSLIPLYQDFELEPEIFLFVIISILMFNDGQNTNVRKLSHQFGTTLSLAVVLAIVTIFIVGILTHQLIPEFSLALALALGAIITPTDAVAVSSITTKVAIPDEVMTTLENESLFNDASGIVAFNLAIAAIVTGQFSVWHGITNFLYVFVGGIIVGLVLGYVIVAIRIMLINMRVDTPSVIVPYTLLTPFVVYFLAESLGVSGILAVVATGLIHGVQSDRLRLTTSRLQIVMSTTWSIVASILNGIVFVLLGVSLPSVIKHLQQRDTGSVAVLIGLGVLLYLVMTLVRFFWTRFDLARIRAWDTHEKTRNAFVMGLSGVHGTITLAMAFSLPLTLNGSAFPYRNDIIFVAAVVILTSLLVPTILLPLTLPKQTVKVTEEELASAKAEMVTHAIQLMQARHGNNVGTGKVIEILSGQRTLDGRPKRSELSQLFDATFDVEQQTINQMVDRDEITPQAADKYMRLASQTRLQNQQTFFKRFKLFFRFAMVKWSLTKKARARRKAFRQYHARHGQERSELMSRHREMWQQMRAIEQQPYAAVLAYLSKTITAENQQAIGIVRRAYDERHRRLSGERDLQDVQNELLIEAFQLEYNFIQTQLANKTYSAELGNQLYEQISTDQLVYLQSVNTD
- a CDS encoding cysteine hydrolase family protein; the encoded protein is MATNQALLIIDYTNDFVADDGALTCGKPGQALAPTIVQLAETMANNGDWVLLPTDVHTPNDPYHPESRLFPPHNVRNTWGRELYGPLKTWFDKHQADDQVWQFDKTRYSSFAGTDLDLRLRERHVDTLHLVGVCTDICVLHTAVDAYNLGYQLVIHQDAVASFDADGHEWALRHFKNSLGAKVV
- a CDS encoding ATP-binding cassette domain-containing protein → MATLTLKNVAYKHNQRQILQDVQLVLSAGKIVGLLGENGAGKTTLMRLIMGTAKGRGEIRVNGEAGVVARKQHISFTDHLSGFSTGMKLEQIAKFYASVYPDFDTTRYQEMVAFLELDAQQKLGELSKGTREKLIIALTLSRQAAVYLLDEPFSGIDSMSRKKIINSIIKWTPDEAILLISDHYVSEIAPILDEIVVVKDQTITLHQATDEIRDRYGIELEDYYEQLYTGGATDDK
- a CDS encoding GntR family transcriptional regulator → MKFDDKVPIYYQIKQHMYHEMIDGSLPPGAKLPAVRQLAVDLTVNVNTVQRALSEMIAEGTLTSQRGKGNFVTDDPEKIARLQSELVTEQLALAYQQLHALNLNDADIIQRMQRYIEQREDDANGNIDA
- a CDS encoding bacteriocin immunity protein encodes the protein MLKNENAIALTRAIDVAYSDPEVRAIPELSEALAKAAQDLDCVMDHHQVASRLNHLLTTWGSNHSRGPAVLDQLYLVTLQDGVDVPCQVPYQRG
- a CDS encoding alpha/beta hydrolase, whose protein sequence is MKKWWITLAVLVVLVAGGLIGAGSYFYHVAIARGDKSFVTQSTKLSKKSQVYHEKYWYLHTAKQTWTIESHNHLRLVAWYIPAKKSTKTVVLAHGFAGNKSLMGAWAGMYHELGYNVLVPDSRASGASQGQAVGYGWLERRDDLQWARTVVKRTATKQIVMSGISMGAAGMTMASGERQIPQIKAYVVDSPFTSADAIISYQAGQLYHLPAFPLVNVTSLITKLRAGYSFKEADAVAQIRKNRLPIMIISGTKDDFVPTRMGKQLYRNAHQPKRLWLVKGAGHTTAITQNYQRYKRHIASFLAQYVD
- a CDS encoding M3 family oligoendopeptidase; protein product: MHYSETWDLDSIFAGGIDSPALAEKMTTIKQQLTTTADVLVHWRAAADTPDADWFTQLVNNLQAIQAGIDQATVFVVAYQSAHADDTKAAPRLNQLYQLDNQLDNLLTRFKKQLVKLDANTFKALIKQPALAPLAFNLTEMRQQGLALLDDDTEALINSLALDGFQGWSDHYDTLVSAIKVPYTDETGQTTQLSAGQAQNMLAAAMPNEQRAQLMRNWEAAWQAHAAPFADTLNHLAGFRLANYRAHGTDDFLKKPLELNRMSRATLDTMYQVVADSKHLLLSYLQRKAQLLGKSQLDWQDIEAPLALGEVPSQTYDQAADFVIKNFQQFSPKMGALAKHALENRWVEAENRPNKRPGGYMENLPETHESRIFMTFTGSPNDTATLAHELGHAFHGSVIQDLPLWRQDYAMNVAETASTFAELIVADASVKAADDTKAKLTLLDAKMQNPLAMFLDIRARYLFETRFYEARQHGIVTPDELSQLMLNAQQEAYGNALSTYHPMFWASKLHFYIDDVPFYNFPYTFGYLFSLGIYAQAKTQPDFEDRYIALLRDTANMSTEDLAAKHLNVDLTKPAFWQAGVALIKRDIDEFMALSAPLI